In the genome of Halobacterium noricense, one region contains:
- a CDS encoding DUF7504 family protein gives MSDGSTARGWVDDPATFAAALDDLKSTGCLLLVLEAGGSDAGGAGCRRLLGSGDEERKRLLVRSETDTHTTSSSPAGDDPDERTVVYRSTARDAAAAAPPSPSLPATTVASDVDALGDAVEDEVDSLAPLGGYESGQLRVCMDALGTLLEDDDLLSVLEFTKTLGTAVREHDGIAHVHVGQHVPGIAVEGLLGQFDAVVEVGGDDDPRQRWHLPDESLSTRWLEL, from the coding sequence ATGTCAGACGGTTCCACGGCGCGTGGGTGGGTCGACGACCCGGCCACCTTCGCGGCGGCCCTCGACGACCTCAAATCCACGGGGTGTCTCCTCCTCGTCCTCGAAGCCGGCGGCAGCGACGCCGGCGGTGCCGGCTGCCGGCGGCTCCTCGGCAGCGGCGACGAGGAGCGCAAACGCCTGCTCGTTCGCAGCGAGACGGACACGCACACGACCAGTTCGTCGCCGGCCGGCGACGACCCCGACGAGCGCACCGTCGTCTACCGGTCCACCGCGCGCGACGCCGCTGCCGCAGCCCCGCCGTCACCGTCGCTGCCGGCGACCACGGTCGCCTCGGACGTGGACGCGCTCGGCGACGCCGTCGAGGACGAAGTCGACTCGCTCGCGCCGCTGGGCGGCTACGAGTCCGGACAGCTCCGCGTCTGCATGGACGCGCTCGGCACGCTCCTCGAAGACGACGACCTCCTCAGCGTGCTCGAATTCACGAAGACCCTCGGCACCGCAGTCCGCGAGCACGACGGCATCGCGCACGTCCACGTCGGCCAACACGTTCCCGGCATCGCGGTCGAAGGGCTTCTCGGGCAGTTCGACGCGGTCGTCGAAGTCGGCGGCGACGACGACCCGCGGCAGCGCTGGCACCTCCCCGACGAGTCGCTGTCCACGCGCTGGCTGGAACTCTAG
- a CDS encoding nitroreductase family protein gives MSEASQQSRTDAATEALRSRRSGHNFDPDEDVDDETLEAIVEDATLAPSSFNLQPWEFVTIQDDDRLDELVEIANGQEHIAEAGTAILVAGHTEPKTADRVFDEWVEAGRVDAETGEAMKEQTVAGYESDRAGRDYAIRNASLAAENLLLSAHARGLTATPMTGFDFEAAADFVDLPEDTIPVVLIAVGPSGGDEPERLPRRDVDDVLHRETF, from the coding sequence ATGTCAGAAGCCAGCCAGCAGTCGCGAACCGACGCCGCCACCGAGGCGCTGCGCAGCCGCCGCTCCGGGCACAACTTCGACCCCGACGAGGACGTCGACGACGAGACCCTCGAAGCAATCGTCGAGGACGCGACGCTCGCGCCCTCCTCGTTCAACCTCCAGCCGTGGGAGTTCGTCACGATTCAGGACGACGACCGCCTCGACGAACTCGTCGAGATTGCGAACGGCCAAGAGCACATCGCAGAGGCCGGCACCGCGATTCTCGTCGCCGGCCACACCGAGCCGAAGACCGCCGACCGCGTCTTCGACGAGTGGGTCGAGGCCGGCCGCGTCGACGCCGAGACCGGCGAGGCGATGAAAGAGCAGACCGTCGCCGGCTACGAGTCCGACCGCGCGGGCCGCGACTACGCGATTCGCAACGCCTCCCTCGCCGCGGAGAACCTCCTGCTGTCCGCGCACGCCCGCGGCCTCACCGCCACGCCGATGACCGGCTTCGACTTCGAGGCCGCCGCTGACTTCGTCGACCTCCCCGAGGACACGATTCCGGTCGTCCTGATTGCGGTCGGCCCGAGCGGCGGCGACGAGCCCGAGCGCCTGCCGCGCCGCGACGTCGACGACGTCCTCCACCGCGAAACTTTCTAA
- a CDS encoding TetR/AcrR family transcriptional regulator: MVDAHPFSGEPATTREAIMQATFRALREHGYAGLTIQRIGDHFEKSKSLLYHHYDSKDELLLEFLAYMLAEFEQAAPDDDLPPRERLDAILDHVLAVKLPDDQRDFTRAMVELRAQAAHDDRYRDHFTRSDDSLHDEVASIVGEGVDAGKFRDVDPDNVASFLLTLVNGAMTQRVTAEETHTEAVREEVDAYLQSRLLADE; encoded by the coding sequence ATGGTGGACGCTCACCCGTTCTCCGGCGAGCCGGCGACCACGCGGGAAGCGATAATGCAGGCGACGTTCCGCGCGCTCCGCGAGCACGGCTACGCGGGGTTGACGATTCAGCGCATCGGCGACCACTTCGAGAAGAGCAAGTCGCTGCTCTACCACCACTACGACAGCAAGGACGAACTCCTCCTGGAGTTTCTGGCGTACATGCTCGCGGAGTTCGAGCAGGCCGCGCCCGACGACGACCTGCCGCCCCGCGAGCGCCTCGACGCGATTCTCGACCACGTGCTCGCGGTGAAACTCCCCGACGACCAGCGGGACTTCACGAGGGCGATGGTGGAACTCCGCGCGCAGGCCGCTCACGACGACCGCTACCGCGACCACTTCACGCGCAGCGACGACTCGCTGCACGACGAAGTCGCGAGCATCGTCGGCGAAGGCGTCGACGCTGGGAAATTCCGCGACGTCGACCCCGACAACGTCGCGTCGTTCCTACTGACGCTCGTGAACGGCGCGATGACCCAGCGAGTCACTGCCGAGGAAACGCACACGGAAGCCGTCCGGGAAGAAGTCGACGCCTACCTCCAGTCGCGGCTGCTGGCCGACGAGTAG
- a CDS encoding dihydrolipoyl dehydrogenase, which yields MDEFDFLVIGSGSGLDVANVAANQGQSVAVVEKGPLGGTCLNRGCIPSKLLLYHADVLETIERAGEFDIDAEVNDVDFEHIVRKVNEEVQADADSIRRGLRSSDRHTLYEGEARFVADHEVEVSGGEDDGARIRADTVLIAAGTRPAIPPIDGIEDTDYLTSQEALQLETPPDHLVVVGGGYIAAELGHFFETFGSDVTVVGRRPNLLPNADSEVAAAFTDQFGERADVYAGYEATSVAQADGEVTLEAREYEYGEEGGVVESGESVSVTGDALLVAAGRTPNTDTLNLDATGVRTDDRGFVATDDYLETDVEDVWALGDIVGEYLLKHSANHEAQAVARNIFGSDPEPVDYSAMPFAVFGSPEVAGVGATEAELRDAGREYATNTYDFADTARGDAMHAEGFVKVLVDLDGEILGCHIVGPDASTLIQEAVVAMKAGSGTVRDVRESIHVHPALPEVVQRAFSGQFSRGGHEHH from the coding sequence ATGGACGAATTCGACTTTCTCGTCATCGGTTCGGGGTCCGGACTGGACGTCGCGAACGTCGCCGCCAATCAGGGGCAGTCGGTCGCGGTCGTGGAGAAGGGGCCGCTGGGCGGGACGTGTCTGAACCGTGGCTGCATCCCCTCGAAGCTCCTGCTCTACCACGCCGACGTGCTCGAAACCATCGAGCGCGCCGGCGAGTTCGACATCGACGCCGAAGTCAACGACGTGGACTTCGAGCACATCGTCCGCAAAGTCAACGAGGAAGTCCAGGCGGACGCGGACTCGATTCGGCGCGGCCTGCGTTCCTCGGACCGGCACACGCTCTACGAGGGCGAAGCCCGCTTCGTGGCCGACCACGAGGTCGAGGTTTCGGGCGGCGAGGACGACGGCGCACGCATCCGCGCGGACACGGTGCTCATCGCGGCCGGCACGCGGCCTGCGATTCCGCCCATCGACGGCATCGAGGACACCGACTACCTTACGAGCCAGGAGGCACTCCAGTTGGAGACGCCGCCCGACCACCTCGTCGTCGTGGGCGGCGGCTACATCGCTGCGGAACTCGGACACTTCTTCGAGACGTTCGGCAGCGACGTCACCGTCGTCGGCCGGCGTCCGAACCTGCTGCCGAACGCCGACAGCGAGGTCGCGGCGGCGTTCACCGACCAGTTCGGCGAGCGCGCCGACGTCTACGCGGGCTACGAGGCGACGAGCGTCGCCCAGGCCGACGGCGAGGTCACGCTCGAAGCCCGCGAGTACGAGTACGGCGAGGAGGGTGGCGTCGTCGAGAGCGGCGAGTCGGTGTCCGTCACCGGCGACGCGCTGCTCGTGGCAGCCGGCCGCACGCCGAACACGGACACGCTGAACCTCGACGCGACCGGCGTTCGGACCGACGACCGCGGGTTCGTGGCGACCGACGACTACCTCGAAACGGACGTCGAGGACGTGTGGGCGCTCGGCGACATCGTCGGCGAGTACCTCCTCAAGCACAGCGCGAACCACGAGGCGCAGGCGGTCGCGCGCAACATCTTCGGCAGCGACCCCGAGCCCGTCGACTACTCGGCGATGCCGTTCGCGGTGTTCGGGTCGCCGGAGGTTGCGGGCGTCGGCGCGACCGAAGCCGAACTCCGGGACGCGGGCCGCGAGTACGCGACGAACACGTACGACTTCGCGGACACCGCGCGCGGCGACGCGATGCACGCCGAGGGCTTCGTGAAGGTGCTCGTCGACCTCGACGGCGAGATTCTGGGTTGCCACATCGTCGGCCCGGACGCCTCGACGCTGATTCAGGAGGCCGTCGTCGCGATGAAAGCCGGCTCCGGCACCGTGCGAGACGTCCGCGAGTCGATTCACGTCCACCCCGCGCTCCCGGAGGTCGTCCAGCGCGCGTTCTCCGGGCAGTTCAGCCGCGGCGGCCACGAACACCACTAG
- a CDS encoding haloacid dehalogenase type II, protein MSFDSERVTTVTFDSYSTLVDVDAAERALADRVADPEPVSRLWRSRSLAYTFVANQIDAYQPFYEVNRDALQYALDAHGADVTTAERDEILAVYHELDVFDDVRSGLEALTDAGYDCYVVSNGNPEMLASMVDHADIGDLLEDTVSADEVETFKPAAELYRHAAARAGTPIDEIVHVTAGWFDVLGATHAGMQSAWVDRKSSPWEPFAGDSDLTITDFHDLVAALSA, encoded by the coding sequence ATGAGCTTCGACTCGGAGCGCGTCACGACCGTGACGTTCGACTCGTACAGCACGCTCGTGGACGTCGATGCCGCCGAGCGCGCGCTCGCCGACCGCGTCGCCGACCCCGAACCAGTCTCCCGGCTGTGGCGGTCGCGATCGCTGGCGTACACGTTCGTCGCCAACCAAATCGACGCCTACCAGCCGTTCTACGAGGTGAACCGCGATGCCCTCCAGTACGCGCTGGACGCCCACGGCGCGGACGTCACCACCGCGGAGCGCGACGAGATTCTCGCGGTCTACCACGAACTCGACGTGTTCGACGACGTCCGCAGCGGCCTCGAAGCGCTCACCGACGCGGGCTACGACTGTTACGTCGTCTCGAACGGCAACCCCGAGATGCTGGCGTCGATGGTCGACCACGCCGACATCGGCGACCTCCTCGAGGACACGGTGAGCGCCGACGAGGTGGAGACGTTCAAGCCCGCCGCCGAACTCTACCGCCACGCCGCCGCCCGGGCGGGGACGCCCATCGACGAAATCGTCCACGTCACGGCGGGCTGGTTCGACGTGCTCGGCGCGACCCACGCGGGCATGCAGAGCGCGTGGGTCGACCGGAAATCGTCACCGTGGGAGCCGTTCGCGGGCGACTCCGACCTCACGATCACCGACTTCCACGACCTCGTCGCGGCGCTCTCGGCCTGA
- a CDS encoding transcription initiation factor IIB family protein encodes MTTDETSVEPQVVGDALDRIQSAATALGVPAETTETAIAVFRRHRDQRAAHAHNVATTAAACLYVACKVERVPRTVDEFVDATGVDRTQLLRRAKAVTSELGIDLSGFADASQYVDRYADELGLPEGVADRAGEIVDHCEDAGIAGGKSPSGWAAAAIYNACVEADMNVRQDTLTELADVTHVTIRNRYKEQREVLCERNPPPATAAAAIDWYREYLPASDYVASTARDLLASATDVRPVDDAPAAWAAAALRVAGERAGAPIGMKALKTPAGCSSSAIHDRASDLESL; translated from the coding sequence ATGACGACCGACGAGACGAGCGTCGAGCCGCAGGTGGTCGGCGACGCGCTCGACCGAATCCAGTCCGCCGCGACCGCGCTCGGGGTCCCCGCGGAGACGACGGAGACCGCGATTGCGGTGTTCCGCCGCCACCGCGACCAGCGCGCGGCCCACGCGCACAACGTCGCGACGACCGCGGCGGCGTGCCTGTACGTCGCGTGCAAGGTCGAGCGCGTCCCGCGCACGGTCGACGAGTTCGTCGACGCGACGGGCGTCGACCGCACGCAGCTCCTGCGGCGCGCGAAGGCGGTGACCAGCGAACTCGGCATCGACCTCTCGGGGTTCGCGGACGCCTCCCAGTACGTCGACCGATACGCCGACGAACTCGGGCTCCCCGAGGGCGTCGCGGACCGCGCCGGGGAAATCGTCGACCACTGCGAGGACGCCGGCATCGCGGGCGGGAAATCCCCGAGTGGGTGGGCGGCAGCGGCCATCTACAACGCCTGCGTGGAGGCCGACATGAACGTCCGACAGGACACGCTCACGGAACTGGCGGACGTCACGCACGTCACCATCCGGAACCGCTACAAGGAGCAACGCGAAGTGCTGTGCGAGCGGAACCCGCCGCCCGCGACCGCGGCGGCCGCCATCGACTGGTACCGCGAGTACCTGCCCGCGTCGGACTACGTCGCGAGCACGGCACGCGACCTTCTGGCGTCGGCGACCGACGTCCGCCCGGTGGACGACGCGCCGGCGGCGTGGGCCGCCGCTGCGCTCCGTGTCGCCGGGGAGCGCGCGGGCGCGCCAATCGGCATGAAGGCGCTGAAGACGCCCGCGGGCTGTTCTTCTTCAGCCATCCACGACCGCGCCAGCGACCTCGAATCGCTGTAG
- a CDS encoding carbon-nitrogen hydrolase family protein — protein sequence MPTPTVAACQTDLADLDPRANLATIGERLAGLDDRVNVALFPEYALTGFVADERVHDAALARDSNALDRLAASAADYDVSVLAGFVEDAGDDYYNTVGYVTPDGERTYYRKRNLWGGEADVLTAGDEAVTVETPAGKTGIVTCYDLNFVAVSAEFARERVDALFVVGAWPGTHSENWRLLLRARALDGVRWVVGCGRTGRRELPDARVVDYAGKSTVVRPDGAVSAALNRDERTLVADLDAEILAEQREFVGVFAEDS from the coding sequence GTGCCGACACCGACCGTCGCCGCCTGCCAGACCGACCTCGCGGACCTCGACCCGCGCGCCAACCTCGCCACCATCGGCGAACGCCTCGCCGGTCTCGACGACCGTGTGAACGTCGCGCTGTTCCCCGAGTACGCGCTCACCGGCTTCGTCGCCGACGAGCGCGTCCACGACGCCGCGCTCGCCCGCGATAGCAACGCGCTCGACCGCCTCGCCGCTTCCGCCGCGGACTACGACGTGAGCGTGCTAGCGGGCTTCGTCGAGGACGCGGGCGACGACTACTACAACACCGTCGGCTACGTCACGCCCGACGGCGAGCGCACGTACTACCGCAAGCGCAACCTCTGGGGCGGCGAAGCCGACGTACTCACGGCCGGCGACGAAGCCGTCACCGTGGAGACGCCCGCCGGGAAGACCGGTATCGTCACCTGCTACGACCTCAACTTCGTGGCCGTCAGCGCCGAGTTCGCCCGCGAGCGCGTCGACGCCCTGTTCGTCGTCGGCGCGTGGCCGGGCACGCACAGCGAGAACTGGCGGCTCCTCCTACGCGCCCGCGCCCTCGACGGCGTGCGCTGGGTGGTCGGCTGCGGTCGGACCGGCCGCCGCGAACTCCCGGACGCCCGCGTCGTCGACTACGCCGGCAAATCCACCGTCGTGCGGCCCGACGGGGCCGTCAGCGCCGCGCTCAATCGCGACGAGCGCACGCTCGTCGCTGACCTCGATGCCGAGATTCTGGCCGAGCAGCGCGAGTTCGTCGGCGTCTTCGCCGAGGATTCTTGA
- a CDS encoding aldehyde dehydrogenase family protein — protein sequence MEREAIRRRERLYVGGEWVTGPDTFPVTDLADGGTFAEVAAADEDAADSALAAAEDAKATLRDTTIPQRCEWLQAIADGLRDRKTELAEVIVREAGKPISSARGEVDSAAERFERAIEEIRHLKGEYREGTTSGHEGWEAIVKHEPVGAVLCITPYNYPLATTALQVAPALAAGNAVVLKPASKTPVSAAILTEIVDEVGLPDGAFNFVPGKASVIGDELAGDDRVNAIAMTGSSGAGKHVAYESGMVNLHMELGGNAPAVVFEDADLDAAAGAAAKGSLKYAGQRCSAISRVLAHESVHDDLVERIDAGMDDWVQGDLFDEDTDLGPLISAEQADWVAELVEDAVDRGATVVRGGDRYEQEEGVHVFEPTLLADVPQDARIVDEEQFGPVCAVTTFGDDEEALEVANRSDLALDACVFTSDYDRAMRMAEYIDAGAVRINGAPSHGLGDIPFGGNEDSGIGREGLDSTIHEFVRKKSIIL from the coding sequence ATGGAACGAGAGGCCATCCGTCGCCGGGAGCGGCTGTACGTGGGCGGCGAGTGGGTCACGGGGCCGGACACCTTCCCCGTCACCGACCTCGCCGACGGCGGCACGTTCGCCGAAGTCGCGGCGGCCGACGAGGACGCCGCCGACAGCGCGCTCGCCGCCGCCGAGGACGCGAAGGCGACGCTCCGAGACACCACGATTCCGCAGCGCTGCGAGTGGTTGCAGGCCATCGCCGACGGTCTGCGCGACCGGAAGACCGAACTCGCGGAGGTCATCGTCCGCGAGGCCGGCAAACCGATTTCGTCCGCGCGCGGCGAGGTCGACAGCGCGGCCGAGCGCTTCGAGCGCGCCATCGAGGAGATTCGCCACCTGAAGGGCGAGTACCGCGAGGGCACCACGAGCGGCCACGAGGGCTGGGAGGCCATCGTGAAACACGAGCCGGTCGGCGCGGTGCTCTGTATCACGCCGTACAACTATCCGCTCGCGACGACGGCGCTGCAGGTCGCGCCCGCGCTCGCCGCCGGGAACGCGGTCGTCCTCAAGCCCGCGAGCAAGACGCCCGTGAGCGCCGCTATCCTCACGGAAATCGTCGACGAAGTCGGGCTCCCGGACGGCGCGTTCAACTTCGTGCCGGGGAAGGCCAGCGTCATCGGCGACGAGCTGGCCGGCGACGACCGCGTGAACGCTATCGCGATGACTGGCTCGTCGGGGGCTGGCAAGCACGTCGCCTACGAGTCCGGGATGGTGAACCTCCACATGGAGCTCGGCGGGAACGCGCCCGCGGTCGTCTTCGAGGACGCGGACCTCGACGCCGCTGCCGGCGCGGCCGCGAAGGGGTCGCTGAAGTACGCCGGCCAGCGCTGTTCGGCCATCTCGCGCGTGCTCGCTCACGAGTCGGTCCACGACGACCTCGTCGAGCGCATCGACGCCGGGATGGACGACTGGGTGCAGGGCGACCTCTTCGACGAGGACACCGACCTCGGCCCGCTCATCAGCGCCGAGCAGGCGGACTGGGTGGCGGAACTGGTCGAGGACGCCGTCGACCGCGGGGCGACGGTCGTGCGCGGCGGCGACCGCTACGAGCAAGAAGAGGGCGTCCACGTCTTCGAGCCGACGCTGCTCGCGGACGTCCCCCAGGACGCGCGCATCGTCGACGAGGAGCAGTTCGGGCCCGTCTGCGCGGTGACGACGTTCGGGGACGACGAGGAAGCCCTCGAAGTCGCGAATCGCTCGGATCTGGCGCTGGACGCGTGCGTGTTCACGAGCGACTACGACCGCGCGATGCGGATGGCCGAGTACATCGACGCGGGCGCGGTCCGCATCAACGGCGCGCCCTCCCACGGCCTCGGCGATATTCCGTTCGGCGGGAACGAGGATTCGGGTATCGGCCGCGAGGGCCTGGACTCCACCATCCACGAGTTCGTCCGCAAGAAGTCCATCATTCTGTAG
- a CDS encoding ZIP family metal transporter codes for MELTGALAFVFFAGLLTDLATGLGALPFFFVDDVDDRWRVGLWGLASGIMLSASGFGLFREGLNYGTPLDVGAGALVGVALVVAARRVIDDHEFEPREIAQADFEKLVLVAGVLTVHSFPEGVAVGVSFADMGMEGGYPILGFSVPLLAVFMTIAISIHNIPEGLAVSIPLHEHGARRWKLVGVAVFTSVPQPIGAVLAFAFVQFARTLLPAGYGFAGGAMVYLVLTEFIPEARAVGRRLPNGGHRELLAGLVVGVLGMVPLLFA; via the coding sequence ATGGAACTCACGGGTGCGCTCGCGTTCGTCTTCTTCGCGGGCCTGCTGACGGACCTCGCCACCGGCCTCGGCGCGCTCCCGTTCTTCTTCGTCGACGACGTCGACGACCGCTGGCGCGTCGGGCTCTGGGGGCTGGCCTCCGGCATCATGCTCTCCGCGTCCGGCTTCGGGCTGTTCCGCGAGGGACTCAACTACGGCACGCCGCTGGATGTCGGTGCGGGCGCGCTCGTCGGCGTCGCGCTCGTCGTCGCCGCCCGTCGCGTCATCGACGACCACGAGTTCGAACCCCGGGAAATCGCGCAAGCCGACTTCGAGAAGCTCGTGCTCGTCGCTGGCGTGCTCACCGTCCACTCGTTTCCGGAGGGCGTCGCCGTCGGCGTTTCGTTCGCCGACATGGGGATGGAGGGCGGTTACCCAATCCTGGGCTTCTCCGTGCCGCTGCTCGCGGTGTTCATGACTATCGCCATCTCCATCCACAACATCCCGGAGGGGCTGGCGGTGTCGATTCCGCTCCACGAGCACGGCGCGCGCCGCTGGAAGCTCGTCGGCGTCGCCGTCTTCACGAGCGTCCCCCAGCCAATCGGCGCGGTGCTGGCGTTCGCGTTCGTCCAGTTCGCGCGCACGCTGCTCCCCGCCGGCTACGGGTTCGCGGGCGGCGCGATGGTCTACCTCGTGCTCACCGAGTTCATCCCCGAAGCCCGCGCGGTCGGCCGCCGCCTTCCGAACGGCGGCCACCGCGAACTGCTCGCGGGGCTGGTCGTCGGCGTGCTCGGAATGGTGCCACTGTTGTTCGCGTAA
- a CDS encoding MazG nucleotide pyrophosphohydrolase domain-containing protein produces MDEQTRVAAFLDEEALHAPPANRVLDLASEVGELAKNVNESTDYGASAGADVDRDELGDALFCLLALADELDYDASAALDEALGKYEDRLADSGSAGSGE; encoded by the coding sequence ATGGACGAGCAAACTCGCGTCGCCGCGTTCCTCGACGAGGAGGCCCTCCACGCGCCGCCAGCCAACCGCGTGCTCGACCTCGCCAGCGAGGTCGGCGAGCTCGCGAAGAACGTCAACGAGTCCACCGACTACGGTGCCAGCGCGGGTGCGGACGTCGACCGGGACGAACTCGGGGACGCCCTGTTCTGCCTGCTCGCGCTCGCCGACGAACTCGACTACGACGCCAGCGCCGCCCTCGACGAGGCGCTCGGGAAGTACGAGGACCGACTCGCCGACTCGGGGAGCGCCGGCTCCGGCGAGTAG
- a CDS encoding chemotaxis protein CheW, translated as MTSETDVLEFSLGDDRYCIDIAHVDEIVDATEDVTAIPNADANVVGVVDLRGETTTVVDPRVRLGVEGSPDGSRIVVLSEHESTGLLVDDVHEVESVGLADVDDSAASETTRGVVRRDDRFVVWVEPDALV; from the coding sequence ATGACATCGGAGACGGACGTGCTGGAGTTCTCCCTCGGCGACGACCGCTACTGCATCGACATCGCGCACGTCGACGAAATCGTGGACGCGACCGAGGACGTCACCGCGATTCCGAACGCGGACGCCAACGTCGTGGGCGTCGTCGACCTCCGCGGCGAGACGACGACTGTCGTGGACCCGCGCGTCCGGCTCGGCGTCGAGGGTTCGCCGGACGGCAGCCGCATCGTCGTCCTCTCCGAGCACGAGAGCACGGGGCTGCTAGTGGACGACGTTCACGAAGTGGAGTCCGTCGGCCTCGCCGACGTCGACGACTCGGCGGCCTCCGAGACGACCCGCGGCGTCGTCCGCCGCGACGACCGCTTCGTCGTCTGGGTCGAGCCGGACGCTCTCGTCTAG
- a CDS encoding ArsR/SmtB family transcription factor: MDPVDVLRVLGNKYNAEILEATHAPKSAQELSEELDIPIATSYRRIEELNEADLLKLEGKELSDEGRRTKVYRRQVDELTVKFGVDETDIETTERTEAKNALVDVWSDLRSEQ; this comes from the coding sequence ATGGACCCGGTGGACGTACTGCGGGTACTCGGCAACAAATACAACGCCGAGATTCTCGAAGCCACTCACGCGCCGAAGTCTGCCCAAGAGCTCAGCGAAGAGCTCGACATTCCGATTGCGACGAGCTACCGGCGCATCGAGGAGCTCAACGAGGCTGACCTCCTCAAACTCGAAGGGAAGGAACTCTCCGACGAGGGCCGCCGTACGAAGGTGTACCGCCGGCAGGTCGACGAACTCACCGTGAAGTTCGGCGTCGACGAGACCGACATCGAGACGACCGAGCGCACCGAGGCGAAGAACGCTCTCGTGGACGTCTGGAGCGACCTCCGCTCCGAGCAGTAA
- a CDS encoding DUF7521 family protein encodes MRPIEAIYLVFSATLAAAGLSMVAFAVRAYLDTGRHSMMHLSAGFALVVTAAIGTTVVAFVTDFQHTRTLLTANYVLTTAGYLFVMYSIVTPER; translated from the coding sequence ATGCGCCCAATCGAAGCAATCTACCTCGTCTTCAGCGCGACCCTCGCCGCCGCCGGCCTCAGCATGGTGGCGTTCGCGGTTCGCGCGTACCTCGACACCGGCCGGCACTCGATGATGCACCTCTCGGCCGGCTTCGCGCTGGTCGTCACCGCCGCCATCGGCACGACCGTCGTGGCGTTCGTTACCGACTTCCAGCACACCCGGACGCTGCTGACGGCGAACTACGTGCTCACGACGGCGGGCTACCTCTTCGTCATGTACAGCATCGTCACGCCCGAGCGCTGA